TTCCGCCGGATCCCACGCGAAGGATATTCAGATTACGAATATTATTGCAGGAGACCTGATGAGCGATATTCTCGTATCCGTCGATACCGGCTGTTTATTGGTTACCGGACTTGCTTCCGAACAGGCGGTGCGTACCGCCGATATCGTGTGTGCGGAGGCGGTGCTGCTGGTGAACGACAAGCTGCCTTCCGCCGGAATGAAAAAACTTGCGGAAGAAAGCGGTATGACGCTGCTTGCGACTCCGCTTCCGATGTTCGACGCCTGCGTTGCGCTCGGCAATATATTATCGTACAGTTGAGGATCCCGTTTATAATTATGGAAGATTTTTTGCAGGAATTGACGGACGGGGCCGACCGCGTGCTGTCCGCCGCGTTTTCGACACCCGTAAAGGGGACGAGGTCTGTCGGCACCGGTGCAGCGGCGGTTGCAGCTGAAGCTGCTTCTGCCGAGTTCATTCCGGTTCCCGCGGGACAGACGTGTCTTAAAATAAAAGTCAGGCCTTCGGCTTCCGCGGCGGCGAACAACCGCAGCGCGGGCGTTTCGTTTTACGCCGAGTTTTTTACGGAAAAGCAGGCGTTTCACCGAACGCTGGACGCGGCGGCGTTTACGGCGCTGGTCGGTCGCTGTGCCGGCTCGTTGTTCAAAAATACGGTGATTCAGCTGACGGAGCGCGGCGGAACGGGACGGATTGAAACCGTTTCCGTTTTGGCGAACAAAAAGGGAACGGTCCGCGTTATCCGCTCGGCCGCACGCGCACCGGCGTTGCAGCCGCCGCCCGCTTCAGGCGGAGACCGGCAAAAACGGTATCTGCTGCCCGAAGGCACTCCGGTTCCGTTTCTGGTGTTTTTGGGAGTGATGACGGCCGACGGCAAAGTGGTTCAGGCGAAGCGCGACAAGTTCCGGCAGATTAATCGTTTTTTGGAATTTATAGACGACGTGCTGCCGGCGGTGCTTGACGGACGGGAATCGGTGTCGACGGAACAGCCGCTGCGGATCGCGGATTTCGGCTGCGGAAAATCATATTTGACGTTCGCCGTGCACTATTATCTGACGGAAATAAAACGGCTGCCGGCCGCGATTACCGGACTCGACCTGAAAGACGATGTCGTTGCCGATTGCGCCGCGCTTGCGTCCCGCCTGCACTGTTCCGGCTTGACGTTCCGCCGCGGCGATATTGCCGCCTACGGGAGCGACCGCACCGGAACGCCGCCTGATATCGTGATTACGCTGCACGCCTGCGATACGGCTACGGATTATGCGCTCGCGTACGCGGTGGATCACCGTGCGCGCGCCGTTTTGTCGGTGCCGTGCTGCCAGCATGAAGTGAATGCGCAACTACGCGCCGGAGACGTGCCGCCGCAGTTCGCGCCGCTTGTAAAATACGGGCTGATAAAAGAACGGTTCGCCGCTTTGGTAACCGACGCGGTTCGGGCTGAACTGCTGGAACGGGCGGGATACGCGGTGCAGATACTGGAGTTCGTCGACGGCAGCGCGACGCCCAAGAATCTGCTTATCCGGGCGATCCGCAAAAAAACGGCGGAGTCGCCGGTGTGCGCTTCTTCTCCGGCCGCGCTCGGCTCGGAAGTACAAGCCGCCGGTGGGGTTGAAGTACAAGCCGCCGGTTCCGGCGCGGCTGCGCTGACGGAAGCGCTGCGCGTGCGAACGACGATGCAGACGCTGTTGGAGCGCGAATGACCGTTGACAGCATATTGTTCGATCTTGACGGAACGCTGTGGGATTCCACTGAGGGCGTGTGTGAAAGCTGGAACCGCGTGTTCGCGCAGCGCGGAATCAGCCTGAACGCGTCGCGCCGGCTGC
This sequence is a window from Treponema brennaborense DSM 12168. Protein-coding genes within it:
- a CDS encoding class I SAM-dependent methyltransferase, with amino-acid sequence MEDFLQELTDGADRVLSAAFSTPVKGTRSVGTGAAAVAAEAASAEFIPVPAGQTCLKIKVRPSASAAANNRSAGVSFYAEFFTEKQAFHRTLDAAAFTALVGRCAGSLFKNTVIQLTERGGTGRIETVSVLANKKGTVRVIRSAARAPALQPPPASGGDRQKRYLLPEGTPVPFLVFLGVMTADGKVVQAKRDKFRQINRFLEFIDDVLPAVLDGRESVSTEQPLRIADFGCGKSYLTFAVHYYLTEIKRLPAAITGLDLKDDVVADCAALASRLHCSGLTFRRGDIAAYGSDRTGTPPDIVITLHACDTATDYALAYAVDHRARAVLSVPCCQHEVNAQLRAGDVPPQFAPLVKYGLIKERFAALVTDAVRAELLERAGYAVQILEFVDGSATPKNLLIRAIRKKTAESPVCASSPAALGSEVQAAGGVEVQAAGSGAAALTEALRVRTTMQTLLERE